One Henriciella litoralis genomic window carries:
- the argS gene encoding arginine--tRNA ligase — protein sequence MSDLVTQLSAACAAAFEAEGFEARWGAVRRSDRPELADYQCNGCMGAAKSQGLVPRDLAAKIAERISGEDAIERVDVAGPGFLNITVSSAALSQQAEHIRKDEKAGGGSLEKTEKVVIDFGGPNVAKPMHVGHLRSAVIGDTLCRLFRYLGDDVTGDAHLGDWGLQMGHLITELFAEQPDLVYFDPDFAGPYPEEPPVTIEDLGRLYPQASAKAKADPARNEASQQAVAEMQAGHPGYRALLQHFINVSVEALKVDYAFLGVEFDLWKGESDVDGLIPGMVEDLKEKGLAKLDDGAWIIDVARESDKKEMPPFMLINSRGGTGYHATDLATIVDRIAEIGPDRMLYVVDQRQALHFEQVFRAADKAGLISEDRLEHIGFGTVNGDDGKPFKTREGGVLRLADLNRMALEEAERKIGEAGLSGDIGEKERLKISQLVARAALRFADLQNVRTTNYVFDLDRFTSFEGKTGPYLLYAAVRIKSLLRRAKDAGNLPGEVKIERDTERALVLAMDGFANALAQSHAKRQPHILCEHVYSLAQAFSALYADAPIANESDAEVRASRLGLCEAVLKQLEAGLGILGIEAPERM from the coding sequence ATGAGCGATCTCGTCACGCAGTTGTCCGCCGCGTGCGCGGCAGCCTTTGAAGCTGAAGGTTTCGAAGCCCGCTGGGGCGCCGTGCGCCGCTCTGACCGGCCGGAGCTCGCCGATTATCAGTGCAATGGCTGCATGGGCGCAGCAAAGTCACAAGGCCTGGTGCCGCGTGATCTCGCCGCGAAGATTGCCGAGCGCATTTCTGGCGAAGACGCGATTGAGCGCGTTGATGTGGCAGGCCCCGGCTTTCTGAACATCACTGTTTCAAGTGCCGCGCTGTCTCAGCAAGCCGAACACATTCGCAAGGATGAAAAGGCGGGCGGCGGCTCGCTTGAGAAGACCGAAAAGGTCGTTATCGACTTTGGCGGCCCGAACGTGGCCAAACCCATGCATGTCGGACATCTGCGCTCAGCTGTGATTGGCGACACGCTCTGCCGGCTGTTCCGGTATCTCGGCGATGATGTCACCGGCGACGCGCATCTTGGCGACTGGGGCCTGCAAATGGGGCACCTCATCACAGAACTCTTCGCCGAGCAGCCGGATCTGGTCTATTTCGATCCTGATTTCGCCGGGCCTTACCCAGAAGAGCCGCCGGTTACGATTGAAGACCTTGGCCGACTGTACCCGCAAGCCTCTGCCAAGGCGAAGGCTGATCCCGCACGCAATGAAGCGAGCCAGCAGGCCGTCGCCGAAATGCAGGCAGGACACCCCGGCTATCGCGCATTGCTGCAGCACTTCATCAACGTGTCCGTTGAGGCGCTGAAGGTGGATTATGCGTTTCTCGGGGTCGAGTTCGACCTCTGGAAGGGTGAGAGCGATGTCGATGGGTTGATCCCCGGCATGGTCGAAGACCTGAAAGAGAAGGGCCTCGCCAAGCTCGATGATGGGGCGTGGATCATCGATGTCGCGCGCGAGAGCGACAAGAAAGAGATGCCACCCTTCATGCTGATCAATTCGCGCGGCGGGACGGGCTATCACGCCACGGACCTTGCGACGATTGTCGACCGTATCGCGGAGATCGGGCCAGACCGGATGCTCTATGTCGTCGACCAACGCCAGGCCCTGCATTTCGAGCAGGTTTTCCGGGCGGCTGACAAGGCTGGCCTGATTTCCGAGGACCGGCTGGAGCATATCGGCTTTGGCACGGTGAACGGCGACGATGGCAAGCCGTTCAAGACGCGCGAAGGCGGCGTGCTGCGTCTGGCTGACCTCAACCGCATGGCGCTCGAGGAAGCCGAACGGAAGATCGGCGAAGCGGGCCTCTCGGGCGATATCGGCGAGAAAGAGCGCCTGAAGATTTCGCAACTCGTCGCGCGCGCCGCGCTGCGCTTTGCGGACCTGCAGAATGTGCGCACCACAAACTATGTCTTCGATCTTGACCGGTTCACGAGCTTTGAGGGCAAGACAGGCCCTTATCTCCTTTATGCGGCGGTGCGGATCAAATCGCTGCTTCGCCGCGCGAAAGACGCCGGCAACCTGCCAGGCGAAGTGAAGATTGAGCGCGACACTGAGCGCGCGCTTGTCCTTGCCATGGACGGCTTTGCGAACGCGCTTGCCCAAAGCCATGCCAAGCGCCAGCCGCACATCTTGTGTGAGCATGTCTACTCGCTCGCGCAGGCCTTCAGCGCGCTTTATGCCGATGCGCCGATCGCGAATGAAAGCGATGCGGAGGTACGGGCGTCGCGGCTTGGGCTTTGTGAAGCGGTGCTGAAACAGCTCGAAGCCGGGCTTGGCATTCTGGGGATCGAAGCTCCGGAACGGATGTAA
- the ispH gene encoding 4-hydroxy-3-methylbut-2-enyl diphosphate reductase has product MDRRKLQIRLAAPRGFCAGVDRAIQIVEEALGKWGAPVYVRHEIVHNQHVVSRLEKLGAVFVEELDECPPDRPVVFSAHGVPKAVPAEAERRNMIYVDATCPLVSKVHVEAERHHQADREIVLIGHAGHPEVVGTMGQLPDGAITLIETDDDARAYQPKDAANVAFVTQTTLSVDDTADIVTILQQRFPDISTPHKEDICYATTNRQEAVKAMAEGCDLFLTIGAETSSNSKRLVEVAKRAGAKDSRLVASASDVNWSWFEGVETLGLTAGASAPEDLVQGLIAACRARFDIEVEPFTTARETVTFKLPRVLAAEV; this is encoded by the coding sequence ATGGACCGCCGCAAACTTCAGATCAGACTTGCAGCACCCCGCGGTTTTTGCGCCGGGGTCGATCGCGCTATCCAGATCGTCGAAGAGGCGCTCGGCAAATGGGGCGCCCCTGTCTATGTGCGCCATGAAATCGTCCACAATCAACACGTTGTCTCCCGCCTCGAAAAGCTGGGCGCTGTCTTTGTAGAAGAGCTGGACGAGTGCCCGCCAGACCGGCCCGTCGTCTTTTCCGCGCATGGGGTACCGAAAGCAGTGCCCGCCGAAGCTGAGCGCCGCAATATGATCTATGTCGATGCGACCTGCCCGCTTGTCTCAAAGGTGCATGTCGAGGCTGAACGCCACCACCAGGCTGACCGCGAAATCGTCCTTATCGGCCATGCCGGCCACCCCGAGGTCGTCGGTACGATGGGCCAGCTGCCAGATGGCGCCATCACGCTGATCGAGACAGATGATGACGCTCGCGCTTACCAGCCAAAGGACGCGGCAAACGTCGCCTTCGTGACGCAGACCACACTGTCTGTTGATGACACGGCCGACATTGTCACAATCCTTCAGCAGCGTTTCCCGGACATCTCGACCCCGCATAAGGAAGACATCTGCTATGCCACGACCAACCGCCAGGAAGCGGTGAAGGCTATGGCGGAGGGCTGCGATCTCTTCCTCACCATCGGGGCCGAAACCTCCTCCAATTCCAAACGCCTCGTAGAAGTCGCCAAACGCGCCGGCGCAAAGGACTCCCGCCTTGTCGCCAGCGCATCGGATGTTAACTGGAGCTGGTTCGAAGGCGTCGAAACCCTGGGCCTCACCGCTGGTGCCTCTGCCCCTGAAGACCTTGTCCAGGGCCTCATCGCCGCCTGCCGCGCCCGCTTCGACATAGAGGTGGAGCCCTTCACCACCGCCCGCGAAACGGTGACGTTTAAACTTCCTCGCGTGCTCGCTGCCGAAGTCTAG
- the purB gene encoding adenylosuccinate lyase, with translation MIPRYARPEMTAIWSPEEKYGIWLEIETLAAEAMEELGQIPEGTSKAVREKAQFEVARIDEIEAEVKHDVIAFLTNVAEHVGEPARFLHKGMTSSDVLDTCLNVQLVRASDLLLVGMDRVLAALKKRAEEHKYTPKIGRSHGIHAEPTTFGVTLATFYAEFARGRDRLVAARKEVATCAISGAVGTFANIDPRVEEHVAEKLGLEAEPVSMQVIPRDRHAMFFATLGVIASSVERLATEVRHLQRTEVLEAEEFFSKGQKGSSAMPHKRNPVLTENLTGLARLVRSAVTPALENVALWHERDISHSSVERGIGPDATIHLDFALHRMAGVIENLLIYPDRMMSNMMRLGGLHNSQRVLLALVEAGVSREDSYRLVQRNAMRTWAGEGAFLDFLKADEEVSSKLSDDELEALFDLDYHFKRVDVIFSRVFK, from the coding sequence ATGATTCCACGTTATGCCCGCCCTGAGATGACCGCTATCTGGTCGCCGGAAGAGAAATACGGCATCTGGCTGGAGATTGAGACGCTGGCCGCCGAAGCGATGGAAGAGCTCGGCCAGATCCCCGAGGGCACCTCCAAGGCCGTCCGCGAAAAGGCGCAATTCGAAGTCGCCCGCATCGACGAGATCGAGGCCGAGGTGAAGCATGACGTGATCGCCTTCCTCACCAATGTCGCCGAACATGTCGGAGAACCTGCCCGCTTCCTGCACAAGGGTATGACCTCTTCTGACGTGCTGGACACCTGCCTCAACGTGCAGCTGGTGCGCGCCTCAGACCTGCTGCTCGTCGGCATGGACCGCGTGCTCGCCGCCCTGAAAAAGCGCGCCGAAGAGCACAAATACACGCCAAAGATCGGCCGCAGCCACGGCATCCATGCCGAGCCGACGACCTTCGGCGTCACGCTTGCCACTTTCTATGCCGAGTTCGCCCGTGGCCGTGACCGCCTCGTCGCTGCCCGCAAGGAAGTCGCGACCTGCGCCATCTCGGGCGCCGTCGGCACCTTCGCGAATATCGACCCGCGCGTTGAAGAACACGTCGCAGAGAAACTCGGGCTGGAAGCTGAGCCGGTCTCCATGCAGGTCATCCCGCGTGATCGCCACGCCATGTTCTTTGCAACGCTCGGCGTGATTGCCTCTTCAGTTGAGCGGCTGGCGACGGAAGTTCGCCACCTGCAGCGCACCGAAGTTCTGGAAGCCGAGGAGTTCTTCTCCAAGGGCCAGAAGGGCTCGTCGGCCATGCCGCACAAGCGCAATCCAGTGCTGACCGAGAATCTAACCGGTCTTGCCCGTCTCGTGCGCTCGGCTGTGACGCCTGCACTGGAAAACGTCGCCCTCTGGCATGAGCGGGACATCTCCCACTCATCGGTTGAGCGCGGCATCGGCCCCGACGCGACCATCCACCTTGATTTCGCCCTACACCGTATGGCGGGCGTCATCGAGAATTTGCTCATCTACCCAGACCGGATGATGTCCAACATGATGCGCCTTGGCGGGCTGCATAACTCCCAGCGCGTCCTGCTGGCCCTGGTTGAAGCCGGCGTCAGCCGCGAGGATTCCTACCGCCTGGTCCAACGCAATGCGATGCGCACCTGGGCGGGCGAAGGCGCCTTCCTCGACTTCCTGAAAGCGGACGAAGAAGTGTCCTCAAAACTGAGTGATGACGAGCTCGAAGCCCTGTTTGACCTCGACTATCACTTCAAGCGTGTCGACGTGATTTTCAGCCGCGTTTTCAAATAG
- a CDS encoding DUF4197 domain-containing protein, producing the protein MRRIVFGAVLACCLPAGCESGAAGAGFGNVLGEAIGAYGQGAGVAGLSGYEIDAGLREALIIGTDRVAGELGVRNGYWSDPHIRIPLPGRLGDAQRELKRIGLSAPLDDLQLRMNRAAEDAVPAGREIIIDAVRSITIEDAVSLLRGGDTAATDFLRRKTEGSLRTTFKPYVQSALSSSGAYQSLDSATSSVPMLAAAAGDYKSSLTDHAVQYGLDGLFDYLAEEETKIRENPVARTTALLRKVFGAV; encoded by the coding sequence ATGCGTCGTATTGTGTTCGGGGCTGTGCTGGCCTGCTGTCTGCCCGCTGGCTGTGAGTCAGGTGCTGCTGGAGCCGGGTTCGGAAATGTGCTTGGCGAGGCGATCGGAGCCTATGGACAGGGCGCTGGTGTGGCAGGCCTATCAGGATATGAAATCGATGCAGGGCTTCGCGAGGCGCTGATCATCGGAACCGACCGGGTCGCGGGCGAGCTTGGCGTCCGTAATGGCTATTGGTCTGATCCGCACATCCGTATTCCGCTACCGGGTCGGCTTGGCGACGCGCAGCGGGAGCTTAAGCGTATTGGTCTGTCTGCGCCGCTGGATGATTTGCAGTTGCGCATGAACCGGGCTGCGGAAGATGCGGTGCCTGCGGGCAGGGAAATTATCATTGACGCGGTTCGATCGATCACGATTGAGGATGCTGTCAGCCTGTTGCGCGGGGGCGATACAGCGGCAACCGATTTCCTGCGTCGCAAAACCGAAGGGTCGCTCCGCACGACGTTCAAGCCTTACGTCCAGTCCGCGCTTTCCTCATCCGGGGCTTATCAGTCTCTGGATTCGGCGACGTCTTCTGTCCCGATGCTGGCGGCCGCGGCGGGTGACTACAAGTCGTCGCTGACTGATCATGCTGTCCAGTACGGCCTCGACGGCCTGTTTGATTATCTCGCCGAGGAAGAGACCAAAATCCGGGAGAATCCGGTCGCCCGGACAACAGCGTTGCTTCGCAAGGTTTTCGGAGCAGTTTGA
- a CDS encoding thioesterase family protein has product MIDLWKGSANTWDCDEMGHMNVRFYVRMAFEGIGVLAGQCHLSHAFKPESPSTLIPLEQHIRFMREVHPGRPLSMKGCLLDVSETGATLYQELVHADGVPAASFRTRLAHVGSDSLKPFAWSDRSRDALTTLIGEAPAATAPRGLDMSKAAASSESITREHAIDEGVQVIGLGMVPPGDCDAFGRMHPHMFIGRVSDSVPNLLYDWRKKIAASVPGSEMGAAVLENRIIYRAWPTAGDLFEIRTAMASAQEKTHSLVHWMLDPVSGKPWMTSEVVAVTFDLKSRKAMATPPALLDELATIAPGNLYL; this is encoded by the coding sequence ATGATCGACCTCTGGAAAGGCAGCGCGAATACATGGGATTGCGACGAGATGGGGCATATGAATGTCCGCTTCTACGTCCGCATGGCCTTCGAAGGCATCGGCGTGCTTGCAGGCCAGTGCCATCTGTCTCACGCCTTCAAACCGGAATCCCCGTCAACGCTGATCCCTCTGGAGCAGCACATCCGCTTCATGCGGGAAGTCCATCCCGGCCGCCCGCTCTCGATGAAGGGCTGCCTGCTGGATGTTAGCGAGACGGGCGCCACGCTGTACCAGGAACTGGTGCATGCAGACGGTGTCCCCGCGGCCTCGTTTCGCACGCGCCTCGCACATGTCGGGTCCGACTCACTGAAGCCCTTCGCCTGGAGTGACCGGTCCCGCGATGCCCTGACAACGCTGATCGGTGAGGCACCGGCGGCCACAGCCCCGCGCGGACTGGATATGTCGAAGGCAGCAGCCTCCAGCGAAAGCATCACCCGCGAACATGCCATCGATGAGGGCGTGCAGGTCATCGGGTTGGGCATGGTCCCGCCCGGCGATTGCGATGCTTTCGGGCGAATGCATCCTCACATGTTCATCGGGCGCGTCTCCGATTCCGTGCCGAATTTGCTCTATGACTGGCGTAAGAAAATCGCAGCCTCAGTGCCTGGCAGCGAGATGGGCGCGGCCGTGCTTGAAAACCGCATCATCTACCGCGCCTGGCCGACGGCAGGCGACCTGTTCGAGATCCGCACCGCCATGGCCAGCGCGCAGGAAAAGACCCACTCCCTGGTGCACTGGATGCTGGACCCTGTTTCGGGCAAACCATGGATGACGAGCGAAGTCGTTGCGGTGACGTTTGATCTTAAATCCCGCAAAGCCATGGCAACGCCGCCCGCCCTTCTCGACGAACTAGCAACGATCGCGCCGGGCAATCTCTACCTTTAA
- a CDS encoding transcriptional repressor, with protein sequence MAHAEPHTHVHANTPCSPQDVDSFLEEAELLAARRGQRLTKIRRKVLRLLLESSEPSKAYDLLANLDGEGSAKPPTVYRALDFLQDVGLAHKIESLNAYVACGHTSHKHSAVFLICEECGAAEELHATATTEALKSETKAAGFQMRHAVIEARGVCRVCAAE encoded by the coding sequence ATGGCCCATGCTGAACCACACACGCACGTCCACGCCAACACACCCTGCAGTCCGCAGGATGTAGACTCCTTCCTTGAAGAAGCCGAGCTGCTTGCAGCTCGCCGCGGGCAACGCCTCACAAAGATTCGCCGCAAGGTGTTACGTCTTCTTCTGGAAAGCTCTGAGCCGTCAAAGGCTTATGACCTGCTCGCGAATCTCGATGGCGAAGGGTCTGCCAAGCCGCCGACCGTTTATCGGGCGCTTGATTTTCTCCAGGACGTTGGGCTCGCCCACAAGATCGAGAGCCTCAACGCCTATGTCGCGTGCGGGCATACAAGTCACAAGCACTCTGCCGTCTTCCTTATTTGCGAAGAATGCGGTGCGGCCGAAGAACTTCACGCCACAGCGACGACCGAGGCCCTGAAGAGCGAAACCAAGGCGGCCGGCTTCCAGATGCGCCATGCCGTTATTGAAGCGCGCGGCGTCTGCCGCGTGTGTGCGGCAGAGTGA
- a CDS encoding response regulator, whose protein sequence is MPQSDIITKAPPLAGRRIFIVEDEPIVAIDLKYTFEHAGAIVPAISGSCRDALRAVQELDLDGAVLDYNLADGDSLPIAKALADQAVPFMFYSGGGDFSSIRKLWPQVTIVRKPTQSAKIVQALRDLL, encoded by the coding sequence GTGCCGCAAAGCGATATCATCACCAAGGCGCCTCCGCTTGCAGGGCGACGTATCTTCATCGTTGAAGACGAGCCAATCGTTGCGATCGATCTGAAATACACGTTCGAACACGCAGGCGCGATCGTGCCGGCCATCTCAGGTTCATGCCGGGATGCGCTCCGCGCCGTTCAGGAGCTAGACCTCGACGGTGCCGTGCTGGACTACAATCTGGCTGATGGCGACTCGCTGCCCATTGCCAAGGCGCTCGCCGATCAGGCTGTGCCTTTCATGTTCTATAGTGGCGGCGGAGATTTTTCGTCGATCAGGAAGCTATGGCCGCAGGTAACGATTGTGCGCAAACCGACACAGTCGGCAAAGATTGTGCAGGCGCTGCGCGATCTGCTCTAA
- a CDS encoding alpha/beta fold hydrolase produces the protein MTEASDGDMAAIEFGNKDFDLAGVWLHANGFNAMTYQSLLAPLGERRRVAALDMRGHGRTTLTADPKSLKSWKVYRDDVIDFLEKRAARPVVLGGHSLGGCVSMLVAGKRPDLVNALILVDPVVFSKRFYFNMHTMPLTSLVSQNTRMARRARQRRAEFGGPKEAFEAYKGKGAFKTWREPFLEDYLRDGLHRIDENAPRSKKQTWRLTCEPAWEAATFAGQRNRPWKALRKIRDNNIPVVIFRPQIGAVLTDAVTKRMLKVYPQIVLKERPNATHFHPMEVPFEVRDELSRTLTHMVDGYSLSEDSLMRRSLHGNH, from the coding sequence ATGACTGAAGCATCTGATGGCGACATGGCGGCCATTGAGTTTGGCAACAAGGATTTCGATCTCGCCGGTGTCTGGCTGCACGCCAACGGTTTTAATGCGATGACTTATCAGTCTCTTCTGGCGCCGCTGGGAGAACGCCGCCGGGTGGCTGCACTTGATATGCGGGGGCATGGGCGCACAACGCTAACCGCTGACCCCAAGTCGCTGAAGTCATGGAAAGTCTACCGCGACGATGTGATCGACTTCCTTGAAAAGCGCGCCGCCAGACCGGTTGTGCTGGGCGGTCATTCGCTGGGGGGATGTGTCTCCATGCTGGTCGCCGGCAAGCGGCCCGACCTTGTGAACGCCCTGATCCTTGTTGATCCGGTTGTCTTCTCCAAGCGCTTCTATTTCAACATGCACACGATGCCGCTGACGTCGCTGGTGTCGCAAAATACGCGCATGGCGCGCCGCGCACGTCAGCGCCGGGCCGAGTTCGGTGGGCCGAAAGAAGCATTTGAGGCTTACAAAGGAAAAGGGGCGTTCAAGACATGGCGCGAGCCCTTCCTGGAAGACTATCTGCGCGATGGCTTGCACCGCATCGATGAGAATGCGCCGCGCAGCAAGAAACAAACCTGGCGCCTGACCTGTGAGCCCGCCTGGGAGGCGGCGACCTTTGCTGGACAGCGTAACCGGCCGTGGAAGGCGCTGCGGAAAATTCGGGACAACAATATTCCAGTGGTCATCTTCAGACCGCAGATCGGGGCTGTCCTGACCGATGCTGTCACAAAGCGGATGCTGAAAGTCTATCCACAAATCGTATTGAAGGAGCGGCCGAATGCGACGCACTTCCATCCGATGGAAGTGCCGTTTGAGGTGCGCGATGAGCTGTCTCGCACGCTCACCCACATGGTGGATGGGTATTCGCTATCTGAAGACAGCTTGATGCGCCGCAGCCTGCACGGCAATCACTAA